A part of Streptomyces sp. NBC_01451 genomic DNA contains:
- a CDS encoding NACHT domain-containing protein, giving the protein MTAAALSKVVYPWARQMVSLGDWTPGRDWSSAPAAEGDHGRRLEELRDVPVLALFGERGAGKSVALVQEYQTLEAARAKTRWVNLGRHQTQSQVVTALAATSAAQEAGEWWVFLDSVDEGLNVLPALGGLIADWIDSLAVDQRSNMRLRFSCRTGRWPDVLQDTLTRHWQSPLQVRHMILAPLSDHDVAVAAEDYGLDADVFGTVLRERGLSQLSRTPVTLLQLLEHHRVNGTLPATAADAYEQACVLLCSETRRPADVRELRAQPTGQRLLPVAARVAATMQFGAHNVLSDTSPHPSDRGEITLAELEGGHEPGLLDGQVPCTTDELRRLTESHLFDPVGLLRWTFAHRSYQEFLAAQYLQAHQLDPPAQDGLLWVGDGAARHIYPAHREVAAWRSGTDSTLFENLLRDDPRVLLLADLPARPAADRARVVEAIFSLVQQDDTIDIDHTTLHRLEHPGLSQQLLSRLRPDADTLVVYTALQVARFCPHPELTDALLQVAGTTSLPEELRALALRAVADFRPADVPTVERVRQVAADDPSPEVVAAALYRLWPSHLSLRELLDLFRDPAADYYGRAWVLRSEIPAQLTAAQTGEALLWARDTIQRPLPGHSIVLATSLISRAVTLAGIDGLPGLPHPETVIGEALLALANHSDLLYGLEGRTEHEALGDALRAQHSLRRALTLHLLTHLGEQDFFRVWSAVPRGGLTTYDDAFYWMGHWEQLADVPPALARLVVSITPPADPDLQALVEAACRAHPALRQITERWAPAPDPEPRQEADTTRDESRVYSETRLREALAAVHTATSENVRHTWGTVIDQMRCTHDGAEPSRLWEDPLLLWAHHAPSRPGQGSDLDAELRAAARQVLTTAPPLPSHLLAYGGRANPRLMLELSALAVLGTPDELPSTPPAHWASWALALATTNAYTSPGEAVRNTFLLYCAEQAGPALITLLDEVLRDPHTDAATTHDLARRLGAHTQQDAVDALAVWADHPDRDPEHWQGVTSALAFTGHPSAYARLQATLDLDPSNSAMTPETLTRWLMAAQILVYCPALPKLWPLVHKHLHNEILARSYIDQLGQRPVHHYTQPHQLADLTEEALAELYLALARHAPAEALDPPLRSGWIGEDHFGELIRSIPPLLQAKNTPQAAHQLHRLASQTGLWRLRHLARQTATTAAQSLHAPVTPPQLRALAESHQRRWVTDEGHLLALVLEALGRFQHALHRPNGLSIALWNRSEFSAAQAEWWPCWEEDLSDILAAFLLQDIGGYRVVVNREVQLDRPGLAGRRTDIQIEVPAPPDSGHDPVRLVIECKGCWNSTLPTALEHQLVDRYLNTPRTAGILLTGYFDCDRWSATKRRSCPATHHTLASVDQHQQKQAHTQQALKSVPVAAFTLDCTLPSPPSQGRQA; this is encoded by the coding sequence GTGACGGCAGCAGCATTGTCCAAAGTGGTCTACCCCTGGGCGCGGCAGATGGTGTCGCTGGGAGATTGGACACCCGGCCGAGACTGGAGCAGCGCGCCTGCCGCGGAAGGGGACCACGGTCGGCGGCTGGAGGAGCTACGGGACGTGCCGGTGCTCGCCCTGTTCGGAGAGCGGGGCGCGGGCAAGTCAGTGGCGCTTGTGCAGGAGTATCAGACCCTGGAGGCTGCGCGTGCCAAGACGCGGTGGGTGAACCTGGGGCGGCACCAGACACAGTCCCAGGTCGTGACAGCACTGGCTGCCACGTCCGCTGCCCAGGAGGCGGGGGAGTGGTGGGTATTCCTGGACAGTGTCGACGAGGGCTTGAACGTCCTGCCTGCCCTGGGCGGGCTGATCGCCGACTGGATCGACTCACTCGCCGTGGACCAGCGAAGCAATATGAGGCTGCGGTTCAGCTGCCGCACGGGGCGCTGGCCCGACGTCCTGCAGGACACACTCACCAGGCACTGGCAGTCGCCACTTCAGGTGCGGCACATGATCCTGGCTCCGCTCAGCGACCACGATGTTGCCGTCGCCGCTGAAGACTACGGTCTGGACGCTGATGTCTTCGGCACCGTGCTGCGCGAGCGGGGCCTGTCGCAGTTGTCCAGGACTCCCGTCACCCTCTTGCAGCTGCTCGAACATCACCGTGTCAACGGGACGCTGCCTGCCACTGCGGCAGACGCCTACGAGCAGGCCTGCGTGCTCTTGTGTTCCGAGACCCGACGCCCGGCCGACGTCCGTGAACTGCGGGCTCAGCCCACGGGGCAGCGTCTGCTGCCGGTTGCCGCCCGCGTCGCGGCGACGATGCAGTTCGGCGCACACAACGTGCTGAGCGATACCTCCCCGCACCCCTCCGACCGCGGGGAAATCACCCTGGCCGAACTGGAAGGAGGACATGAGCCCGGCCTGCTGGACGGGCAGGTCCCGTGCACGACCGACGAACTGCGCCGACTGACCGAGTCTCATCTGTTCGATCCTGTCGGCCTGTTGCGGTGGACCTTCGCGCACCGCAGCTACCAGGAATTCCTGGCAGCCCAATATTTGCAAGCCCACCAGCTTGACCCGCCCGCCCAGGACGGATTGCTGTGGGTCGGAGACGGCGCAGCGCGGCACATCTACCCGGCCCACCGCGAAGTGGCCGCCTGGCGCAGCGGCACCGACAGCACCCTCTTCGAAAACCTCCTGCGCGACGATCCGCGGGTGCTGCTCCTGGCCGATCTGCCCGCACGGCCGGCCGCCGACCGGGCCCGGGTCGTCGAAGCCATCTTCAGCCTGGTCCAACAAGACGACACGATCGACATCGACCATACGACGCTGCACCGCCTCGAACACCCCGGACTGTCGCAGCAGCTTCTGTCCCGCCTGCGGCCGGACGCGGACACGCTGGTGGTGTACACCGCGCTGCAAGTGGCCCGATTCTGTCCTCATCCAGAGCTGACGGATGCCCTGCTGCAGGTCGCCGGGACCACCAGCCTGCCCGAGGAGCTACGCGCCCTTGCCCTACGGGCCGTCGCCGACTTCCGTCCCGCGGATGTCCCGACAGTGGAACGGGTCAGGCAAGTGGCGGCCGATGACCCTTCACCGGAAGTTGTCGCTGCCGCTCTCTATCGATTGTGGCCCAGCCATCTGTCCCTGCGAGAACTGCTCGACCTCTTTCGCGATCCGGCTGCCGACTACTACGGCCGCGCGTGGGTGCTGCGCTCGGAAATCCCTGCCCAGCTGACCGCAGCCCAGACCGGGGAGGCTCTGCTGTGGGCCCGCGACACGATTCAGCGGCCACTACCGGGGCACAGCATTGTCCTGGCCACCAGCCTGATCAGTCGCGCGGTCACCCTGGCCGGTATCGACGGGCTTCCTGGACTGCCTCATCCCGAGACCGTCATCGGTGAGGCGCTCCTCGCGCTGGCCAACCACAGCGATCTGCTGTACGGCCTTGAAGGACGCACCGAACACGAGGCCTTGGGCGACGCCTTGCGCGCCCAGCACAGCCTGCGCCGCGCCCTGACACTCCACCTTCTCACCCACCTCGGCGAGCAAGACTTCTTCCGCGTCTGGAGCGCGGTGCCACGTGGCGGCCTGACCACCTACGACGACGCGTTCTACTGGATGGGGCACTGGGAACAACTCGCTGACGTGCCACCCGCACTAGCCCGGCTGGTCGTATCCATCACCCCACCGGCCGACCCTGATCTGCAAGCTCTGGTAGAAGCAGCCTGCCGAGCCCATCCCGCCCTCCGGCAGATCACCGAGCGTTGGGCTCCGGCCCCCGACCCAGAACCCCGCCAAGAAGCCGACACCACTCGCGACGAGAGCCGCGTCTACAGCGAGACACGGCTGCGCGAAGCGCTTGCCGCCGTCCACACCGCCACCTCCGAGAATGTCCGCCATACCTGGGGCACCGTCATCGACCAGATGAGATGCACCCACGACGGAGCCGAGCCTTCTCGCCTGTGGGAGGATCCGCTGCTCCTGTGGGCGCACCACGCCCCGTCCCGTCCGGGGCAGGGCAGCGACCTCGATGCGGAGCTGCGGGCTGCTGCTCGGCAGGTGCTGACGACCGCGCCGCCCCTGCCATCGCACCTGCTGGCCTATGGCGGGCGCGCCAATCCGCGCCTGATGCTGGAGCTCAGTGCTCTCGCCGTACTGGGAACCCCGGACGAACTCCCCTCGACGCCCCCTGCCCACTGGGCCAGCTGGGCTCTCGCCCTGGCCACCACGAACGCTTACACATCCCCTGGCGAAGCCGTCCGGAATACCTTCCTGCTCTACTGCGCTGAACAAGCCGGCCCCGCCCTGATCACCCTGCTTGACGAGGTGCTCCGCGATCCCCACACGGACGCCGCCACCACACACGACCTGGCCCGCCGCCTCGGCGCCCACACGCAGCAGGACGCCGTCGACGCTCTCGCCGTCTGGGCCGACCACCCAGACCGCGACCCTGAACACTGGCAGGGCGTCACCAGCGCCCTGGCCTTCACCGGCCACCCCAGCGCCTACGCGCGCCTGCAGGCGACCCTCGACCTCGATCCTTCGAACTCGGCCATGACACCCGAAACCCTGACCCGATGGCTCATGGCAGCGCAGATCCTTGTGTACTGTCCGGCACTGCCGAAACTGTGGCCGCTCGTGCACAAACATCTGCACAACGAGATACTCGCCCGGTCCTATATCGACCAACTCGGCCAGCGCCCCGTGCACCACTACACGCAGCCGCACCAGCTGGCCGACCTGACCGAGGAAGCCCTCGCCGAGCTATACCTCGCGCTCGCCCGACATGCTCCAGCGGAAGCTCTGGACCCGCCCTTGCGCTCCGGCTGGATCGGCGAGGACCACTTCGGCGAGCTGATCCGATCCATTCCACCGCTCCTCCAGGCCAAGAACACGCCGCAAGCTGCCCACCAGCTGCACCGTCTGGCCTCCCAGACAGGACTGTGGCGTCTACGCCACCTCGCCCGGCAGACCGCAACCACCGCCGCGCAATCCCTGCACGCCCCGGTAACGCCCCCTCAGCTCAGGGCACTTGCCGAATCGCACCAACGCCGCTGGGTTACTGACGAAGGACACCTCCTGGCGCTCGTGCTGGAGGCTCTCGGCCGCTTCCAACACGCTCTGCATCGTCCCAACGGCCTGAGCATCGCCCTGTGGAACCGCTCGGAGTTCTCTGCGGCACAAGCCGAGTGGTGGCCCTGTTGGGAGGAAGACCTCAGCGACATCCTTGCCGCGTTCCTCCTGCAGGACATCGGCGGCTACCGTGTGGTCGTCAATCGTGAAGTCCAGCTCGACCGACCGGGTCTGGCTGGCCGCCGCACCGACATCCAGATCGAGGTCCCAGCCCCGCCAGACAGCGGACACGACCCGGTCAGACTGGTGATCGAGTGCAAAGGCTGCTGGAACAGCACGCTGCCCACAGCCTTGGAACACCAACTAGTCGACCGCTACCTGAACACCCCTCGCACGGCAGGCATCCTGCTGACCGGCTACTTCGACTGCGACCGTTGGTCGGCCACCAAGCGGCGATCCTGCCCCGCAACCCATCACACGCTCGCGTCAGTTGACCAGCACCAGCAAAAACAGGCCCATACACAGCAAGCCCTCAAGAGTGTCCCCGTCGCAGCCTTCACCCTCGACTGCACCCTGCCTTCGCCGCCATCGCAAGGTCGGCAGGCATGA
- a CDS encoding dsDNA nuclease domain-containing protein — MQDPGRLPAPDDTGSATEERFTYQAQATLRGVLEMLAGGGVVHVTCEHFEDVLVARAGGTVAGDVALWDFQQIKSREKQDSWTLSKVLRSKALASLLRTHRALREHRDLPYVLTLGVEGPLSSEADVRAIARGQGGDSAERLGRIAKYLDADAAETAEFLRLVRIEELPDRYELERRNRDVLFELTPHLRVGEVEVLHADLLNRVRLAMGGSLGPRWQALVTQLDVPKAVLRKRLTPQKLRDVALRLTRPDLADYVRASRLAAQTHPYPEAGQAGVPSLSSVYVPQRLHRIDSENGQQYGSPADQSPGDVADASALLGRAPVCLVLAGPGGGKSSLLRAVQADSAERWLAREDQQLLGVTVPATALLGSPLPNALAAAATTQLAAFALQRTLSDEFFLSRPAPGARWLVLVDGLDEITDRHDRQNLLRTLASFAAEPDPLYRFVVATRPLPGKDLRILGHGVPRYQVVPFSRSQLSSAAQRVLDGLGVPNSRDAAGRFVRVLDDAHLTGFARTPLMATMLCQLYAAHPGQSLPATRGALYARFTDLLHRRMSGRGLSGVRSQTEAALARFGLTAVSRAHDLLDQLADTIDSLAYDHRSGSVTSWVGALAAMGSARRPRAVPEDDWNGFLASVLERSGLLTRSGDGFAFLHQTLQEYCAARHLARTPSAHARELGRLLGPWEEDGGTTPWGAPLDTASYIGFLIDPGTAPPTDPATSLRALAVPDNIRGCLLIATQLSLGTLLADTWKPLVQTAAQAMATASADDDRDATSRVWAASVLAELNLQDGTTALETLVDDRLLDEEFNEDPHSPDFSDRLLAARSLLELDPVRGRDACHRLVRDSHLYDSVRVRAADILLSAGDERARPALEYLAGADILFDDRLDAANRLAPLDPDAAVHALHTLIGDYRGDPDWLDWCKTAAQALTDLGDPRGRQIIGELSTDL, encoded by the coding sequence ATGCAGGATCCAGGCCGTCTTCCGGCGCCTGACGACACGGGCTCGGCAACCGAGGAGCGTTTCACCTACCAGGCGCAGGCCACGCTCCGTGGGGTGTTGGAGATGCTGGCGGGTGGCGGAGTGGTCCACGTGACGTGCGAACATTTCGAGGATGTCCTGGTCGCCCGGGCCGGCGGCACGGTGGCGGGCGACGTGGCGCTGTGGGACTTCCAGCAGATCAAGTCCCGCGAGAAGCAGGATAGTTGGACCTTGTCCAAGGTGCTTCGGAGCAAGGCTCTGGCAAGCCTTCTGCGCACCCATCGCGCCCTGCGGGAGCACAGGGACCTGCCGTACGTCCTGACGCTCGGTGTGGAGGGTCCGCTGAGCTCCGAGGCGGATGTGCGGGCAATCGCGCGGGGACAGGGAGGCGACAGCGCAGAGCGGCTGGGCAGGATCGCCAAGTACCTCGATGCGGACGCTGCCGAGACTGCGGAGTTCCTGCGGCTGGTACGCATCGAGGAACTGCCGGACCGTTACGAGCTGGAGCGCCGCAACCGCGATGTGCTCTTCGAGCTGACCCCGCATCTACGGGTCGGGGAAGTCGAGGTGCTGCACGCGGATCTCCTCAACCGGGTCAGGCTCGCGATGGGCGGGAGCCTGGGACCGCGTTGGCAGGCGCTGGTGACACAGCTCGATGTACCGAAGGCGGTCCTGCGCAAACGCCTGACGCCGCAGAAGCTCCGCGACGTCGCGCTGCGTCTGACCCGCCCGGACCTGGCCGACTACGTGCGCGCAAGCCGGCTCGCAGCACAAACACATCCCTATCCTGAGGCCGGGCAGGCAGGCGTGCCGTCGCTGAGTTCCGTCTATGTGCCGCAGCGCCTGCACCGGATCGACTCGGAAAACGGGCAACAGTACGGCAGTCCGGCAGATCAGTCTCCCGGCGATGTTGCCGACGCCTCCGCGCTCTTGGGACGCGCACCCGTGTGCCTGGTGCTTGCCGGCCCGGGCGGCGGGAAGTCCAGCCTCCTGCGCGCGGTGCAGGCCGACTCGGCCGAACGCTGGCTGGCCCGCGAGGACCAGCAACTGCTCGGGGTGACCGTGCCAGCCACAGCGCTGCTCGGCTCTCCCCTGCCAAATGCTCTGGCGGCAGCGGCAACCACACAGCTGGCCGCTTTCGCACTGCAGCGGACGCTGTCCGACGAGTTCTTCCTCAGCAGGCCCGCCCCGGGCGCCCGCTGGCTCGTGCTGGTCGACGGACTCGATGAGATCACCGACCGGCACGACCGGCAGAACCTCCTGCGCACCCTGGCCAGCTTCGCCGCCGAGCCCGACCCCCTGTACCGGTTCGTCGTGGCCACCCGGCCGCTTCCCGGGAAGGATCTCCGCATCCTGGGTCACGGCGTGCCCCGCTACCAGGTGGTGCCCTTCTCCCGCAGCCAACTGTCCAGCGCGGCCCAACGCGTCCTGGACGGCTTGGGTGTACCCAACTCCCGGGACGCGGCAGGCCGGTTCGTCCGCGTGCTGGACGACGCGCACCTGACCGGTTTCGCCCGCACTCCGCTCATGGCGACGATGTTGTGCCAGCTCTATGCCGCCCATCCCGGTCAGTCGCTGCCGGCCACCCGGGGGGCGCTGTACGCGAGGTTCACCGACCTGCTGCACCGCCGTATGAGCGGCAGGGGCCTGTCGGGAGTGCGGAGCCAGACCGAAGCCGCCCTTGCGCGTTTCGGCCTCACGGCCGTGTCTCGGGCCCATGACCTGCTTGATCAACTGGCGGACACGATCGACAGCCTGGCGTATGACCATCGCAGCGGCAGCGTAACGTCCTGGGTTGGCGCGCTGGCCGCCATGGGCAGCGCGCGGCGCCCCCGCGCCGTTCCGGAGGACGACTGGAACGGTTTCCTGGCCTCGGTCCTGGAGCGCAGCGGGCTGCTCACTCGTTCCGGGGACGGTTTCGCCTTCCTCCACCAGACCCTTCAGGAGTACTGCGCTGCCCGCCACCTCGCGCGCACCCCTTCTGCCCATGCCCGTGAGCTCGGCCGGCTGCTCGGCCCCTGGGAGGAGGACGGGGGGACGACCCCGTGGGGTGCGCCGTTGGACACCGCCTCCTACATCGGGTTTCTCATCGACCCCGGAACCGCCCCGCCCACCGATCCCGCCACCTCCCTCAGGGCCCTGGCGGTGCCCGACAACATCCGCGGGTGCCTGCTGATAGCCACCCAGCTGTCCCTGGGCACCCTGCTCGCCGACACGTGGAAACCACTGGTCCAGACGGCTGCACAGGCCATGGCAACAGCGAGCGCGGATGACGACCGTGACGCCACCTCACGCGTCTGGGCGGCGAGCGTGCTGGCGGAACTGAACCTCCAGGACGGCACCACCGCGCTCGAGACACTGGTGGACGATCGACTGTTGGACGAGGAGTTCAACGAGGACCCGCACAGCCCGGACTTCAGCGACCGTCTCCTGGCTGCCAGGTCCTTGCTGGAACTGGACCCGGTGCGTGGGAGAGATGCCTGCCACCGGCTCGTCCGCGACTCTCACCTGTACGACTCCGTCCGGGTACGAGCCGCTGACATACTCCTGTCTGCCGGGGACGAGCGCGCCCGCCCGGCCTTGGAGTACCTCGCTGGAGCGGACATCCTTTTCGACGACCGCCTCGACGCGGCGAACCGGCTCGCCCCCCTGGACCCTGACGCGGCAGTTCACGCACTGCACACCCTGATCGGCGACTACCGGGGCGACCCGGACTGGCTCGACTGGTGCAAGACCGCCGCCCAGGCACTGACCGATCTGGGCGACCCACGCGGCCGGCAGATCATCGGTGAGCTCTCAACCGACCTCTGA
- a CDS encoding helix-turn-helix domain-containing protein — protein MTILPPDPDLTALRVTLARLRDTRGWTFDELAARSGLARRTLIDLEHGRTTGSVTTWHALAHAFDVPIDHLLGPICDNHTPPGTPDS, from the coding sequence GTGACGATCTTGCCGCCCGACCCCGACCTCACTGCGCTGCGCGTGACGCTGGCGCGGCTGAGGGACACGCGCGGCTGGACCTTCGACGAACTCGCCGCCCGCAGCGGCCTGGCCAGGCGCACCCTCATCGACCTCGAACACGGCCGCACCACCGGCAGCGTCACCACCTGGCACGCCCTCGCCCACGCCTTCGACGTGCCGATCGACCACCTGCTGGGCCCCATCTGCGACAACCACACCCCACCCGGCACCCCGGACTCCTGA
- a CDS encoding DUF6083 domain-containing protein, producing the protein MHPNTLSTGCPWDGSPRTTPTRRPLRVAATSPSRLLRAGQSGRCRRCGNRIDFYQRTDQRPIALHPAELTAAHVPESCRWHLSSGIAHPHGDGSAWCRIPHTVLCPDRTPTTPTGPHLQAVRRQLAVRTRRLIDTGAFTPAPAAVCAPPAGSPARSVVQLLLGRYLAETPVEGIRCVAQTRHRHRCPEPVLAPNTPQGLWTLLPASPQRGQLTLPATLMAVYDLSRLPYAEQMRWRTQRCPAHAAHPGAADLALAGWQVFDPLLHAAHIRTRLSHTAPGHHGKG; encoded by the coding sequence ATGCACCCCAACACCCTCTCCACCGGCTGCCCCTGGGACGGCAGCCCCCGCACCACACCGACGCGCCGTCCGCTGCGCGTGGCCGCCACCAGCCCCAGCCGCCTGCTGCGCGCCGGCCAGAGCGGCCGCTGCCGCCGGTGCGGCAACCGCATCGACTTCTACCAGCGCACCGACCAGCGGCCCATCGCCCTGCACCCCGCCGAACTGACCGCCGCCCATGTCCCTGAATCCTGCCGCTGGCACCTGAGCAGCGGCATCGCCCACCCCCACGGCGACGGCAGCGCCTGGTGCCGCATCCCGCACACGGTGCTCTGCCCGGACCGCACCCCCACCACCCCGACCGGACCGCACCTCCAGGCGGTACGCCGCCAACTCGCCGTCCGCACCCGCCGCCTCATCGACACCGGCGCCTTCACCCCGGCCCCGGCCGCCGTCTGCGCGCCGCCCGCCGGCAGCCCCGCCCGGTCCGTCGTGCAACTGCTGCTGGGCCGCTACCTCGCCGAGACCCCCGTCGAGGGCATCCGATGTGTGGCACAGACCCGACACCGCCACCGCTGCCCGGAGCCCGTCCTCGCCCCCAACACCCCCCAAGGCCTATGGACGCTGCTCCCCGCGAGCCCGCAGCGCGGCCAACTCACCCTGCCCGCCACCCTGATGGCCGTCTACGACCTCAGCCGCCTGCCCTACGCCGAGCAGATGCGCTGGCGCACCCAGCGCTGCCCCGCCCACGCCGCCCATCCGGGCGCCGCCGACCTCGCCCTCGCCGGATGGCAGGTCTTCGACCCCCTCCTCCACGCAGCGCACATCCGCACCCGCCTGTCCCACACCGCGCCCGGCCATCACGGGAAGGGGTGA